One segment of Alnus glutinosa chromosome 2, dhAlnGlut1.1, whole genome shotgun sequence DNA contains the following:
- the LOC133861691 gene encoding WAT1-related protein At5g07050-like isoform X2 encodes MMKMEEQEESVRGERGRVKREEVYGELKPYIYCIFSNFCFAGYNIISKVALDKGMSRYVLVVYGHAFGTLATALLAFMFERAVLGRTLLYAGLEKTTPAIASALGNLTPTMTFILALLCRMEKLEISRRGSQAKILGTVVAFGGAILMTLYRGIAVISLHTRSSHQHVTSSKLFLDRDSIKGSLMLGVAFLSLSAFYILQVI; translated from the exons ATGATGAAAATGGAAGAGCAGGAAGAGAGTGTGAGAGGAGAAAGAGGAAGGGTTAAGAGAGAAGAGGTGTATGGAGAGCTGAAACCATATATTTATTGCATATTCTCTAATTTTTGCTTTGCAGGATACAATATAATCTCCAAGGTCGCTCTAGACAAAGGCATGAGTCGTTATGTGCTTGTTGTCTATGGACATGCTTTTGGAACTTTGGCTACTGCTCTTCTCGCGTTTATGTTTGAAAG AGCTGTGCTAGGGAGGACACTGCTCTACGCTGGACTGGAAAAGACTACACCAGCTATTGCATCTGCATTAGGCAACTTGACTCCAACAATGACCTTTATCTTAGCATTATTATGCAG GATGGAGAAACTAGAGATTTCTAGGCGTGGTTCTCAAGCCAAGATATTAGGAACTGTAGTTGCCTTTGGTGGTGCAATACTCATGACCCTATACAGGGGGATTGCCGTGATTTCTCTACATACTAGAAGCTCGCATCAACATGTCACCTCCTCAAAACTATTCCTAGATAGGGATTCAATAAAGGGCTCCCTCATGCTTGGCGTTGCATTCCTTTCACTGTCAGCATTCTACATATTACAGGTGATTTAG
- the LOC133861691 gene encoding WAT1-related protein At5g07050-like isoform X1 codes for MMKMEEQEESVRGERGRVKREEVYGELKPYIYCIFSNFCFAGYNIISKVALDKGMSRYVLVVYGHAFGTLATALLAFMFERKNDSKISVPILRNVFFLGVLGAVLGRTLLYAGLEKTTPAIASALGNLTPTMTFILALLCRMEKLEISRRGSQAKILGTVVAFGGAILMTLYRGIAVISLHTRSSHQHVTSSKLFLDRDSIKGSLMLGVAFLSLSAFYILQVI; via the exons ATGATGAAAATGGAAGAGCAGGAAGAGAGTGTGAGAGGAGAAAGAGGAAGGGTTAAGAGAGAAGAGGTGTATGGAGAGCTGAAACCATATATTTATTGCATATTCTCTAATTTTTGCTTTGCAGGATACAATATAATCTCCAAGGTCGCTCTAGACAAAGGCATGAGTCGTTATGTGCTTGTTGTCTATGGACATGCTTTTGGAACTTTGGCTACTGCTCTTCTCGCGTTTATGTTTGAAAG GAAAAATGACAGCAAAATTAGCGTACCAATCTTAAGAAATGTCTTCTTTTTGGGTGTGTTGGG AGCTGTGCTAGGGAGGACACTGCTCTACGCTGGACTGGAAAAGACTACACCAGCTATTGCATCTGCATTAGGCAACTTGACTCCAACAATGACCTTTATCTTAGCATTATTATGCAG GATGGAGAAACTAGAGATTTCTAGGCGTGGTTCTCAAGCCAAGATATTAGGAACTGTAGTTGCCTTTGGTGGTGCAATACTCATGACCCTATACAGGGGGATTGCCGTGATTTCTCTACATACTAGAAGCTCGCATCAACATGTCACCTCCTCAAAACTATTCCTAGATAGGGATTCAATAAAGGGCTCCCTCATGCTTGGCGTTGCATTCCTTTCACTGTCAGCATTCTACATATTACAGGTGATTTAG